The proteins below come from a single Demetria terragena DSM 11295 genomic window:
- a CDS encoding Type 1 glutamine amidotransferase-like domain-containing protein: MKMLLTSAGIKNPSIHRALLDLLGKPIAEANALCIPTAAYANHGGLTRAWAFVAGRETQCPMTELGWKSVGVLELSVLLSIDRDAWVRAVRDADVLLVNGGDPIFLAHWLVESGLADLLPTLDDTLWVGFSAGSMIMAPHIGADFVGWQRPGGGDHALGLIDFSIFPHLDHPDLPENTMADAERWAAGLSHPAYAIDDATALTVVDDAVEVVSEGHWRHFTA; the protein is encoded by the coding sequence ATGAAGATGTTGCTCACCTCCGCCGGGATCAAGAATCCCAGCATTCATCGCGCACTCCTGGACTTACTTGGCAAGCCGATCGCTGAGGCGAATGCGCTGTGCATCCCGACCGCGGCGTACGCCAACCATGGCGGGCTGACCCGCGCGTGGGCATTCGTCGCCGGACGAGAGACACAGTGCCCGATGACTGAGTTGGGCTGGAAATCGGTCGGAGTCCTGGAGCTCAGCGTGCTGCTGAGCATCGATCGTGATGCCTGGGTGCGAGCGGTCCGCGACGCCGATGTCCTCCTGGTCAATGGCGGCGACCCGATATTCCTCGCACATTGGTTGGTCGAGTCCGGATTAGCAGACCTGCTCCCGACGCTTGACGACACACTGTGGGTCGGATTCAGCGCTGGCAGCATGATCATGGCACCGCACATTGGCGCCGACTTCGTGGGCTGGCAGCGGCCGGGCGGGGGCGATCATGCCCTTGGACTGATCGACTTCTCAATCTTCCCTCACCTTGATCATCCGGACCTTCCCGAAAACACGATGGCCGACGCAGAGCGTTGGGCGGCGGGGCTGTCGCACCCTGCATACGCAATCGACGACGCCACTGCACTCACGGTTGTCGATGACGCGGTGGAGGTCGTGTCGGAAGGTCATTGGCGACACTTCACCGCCTGA
- a CDS encoding ArgE/DapE family deacylase, giving the protein MKVDWNQRVRDSVDEQTDEMLSFLVDLVRMPSIGGTDNENDCQAYLADVFAKEGLETDNWQIPVADLEAEEAFPGMEVERAEAWGLVGKLSGSGDGRTLMLNGHLDVVPAGDLTTWTDKDPFSGRVSGGNILGRGTCDMKAGLVAALWAVQAVRRAGVPLRGDLLLASVQGEEDGGLGTYATLRRGWRADACVIPEPTSLDLVPAAAGSLTFRLRVPGHATHASRRTAGVSALEKFWPLFAALEKLEQRRNASVDPLFARWELAYPISIGAVRCGDWASSVPDLLLAEGRLGVALGEDPAQARAALEETVADVCKADPWLRSNPATVEWWGGQFASGQLAADSDLMPRVREAHTSVTDGTPQEAWGAPYGSDLRLLTHLAQIPTLHYGPGDATLAHGPDESVPVDEVITCARALATLALDYCGVEDH; this is encoded by the coding sequence ATGAAGGTCGACTGGAACCAACGAGTCCGGGACAGTGTCGACGAGCAGACCGACGAGATGTTGTCATTTCTCGTCGACCTGGTTCGCATGCCGAGCATCGGCGGGACCGACAACGAAAATGACTGCCAGGCCTACCTCGCTGACGTCTTCGCGAAAGAGGGCCTCGAGACCGACAACTGGCAAATCCCCGTTGCTGATCTTGAAGCCGAAGAGGCATTTCCTGGCATGGAAGTAGAGCGCGCGGAGGCGTGGGGCCTGGTGGGCAAGCTCTCCGGATCGGGCGATGGGCGCACCCTGATGCTGAACGGGCACCTGGACGTGGTGCCTGCTGGAGACCTCACCACGTGGACCGACAAGGACCCTTTCTCGGGACGAGTCAGCGGCGGGAACATCCTCGGGCGGGGCACGTGCGACATGAAGGCTGGCCTGGTCGCGGCGCTCTGGGCAGTGCAAGCGGTCCGACGTGCGGGAGTCCCCCTGCGCGGTGATTTGTTGCTCGCCAGCGTTCAGGGCGAAGAAGACGGCGGGCTTGGCACCTACGCAACGCTTCGTCGCGGTTGGCGTGCAGACGCCTGCGTGATTCCAGAACCCACGAGCCTCGACCTCGTCCCAGCAGCCGCGGGATCGTTGACGTTCCGCCTCCGCGTGCCGGGGCACGCTACCCACGCCTCCCGCCGTACAGCAGGAGTCAGCGCGTTGGAGAAGTTTTGGCCTTTGTTCGCCGCTCTGGAAAAACTTGAGCAGCGCCGCAACGCATCGGTAGATCCGCTGTTCGCGCGGTGGGAGCTCGCCTATCCCATATCGATCGGGGCCGTACGTTGCGGGGATTGGGCATCCTCGGTACCGGACCTGCTCCTTGCTGAGGGGCGGCTCGGCGTTGCTCTCGGGGAGGACCCGGCTCAGGCCAGAGCTGCCCTCGAGGAAACCGTCGCCGACGTCTGCAAGGCGGACCCGTGGTTGCGATCCAACCCGGCCACGGTGGAATGGTGGGGTGGCCAATTCGCGTCAGGGCAGCTGGCTGCCGACAGTGATCTGATGCCTCGAGTGCGCGAAGCCCACACGAGCGTCACAGATGGCACACCTCAGGAGGCCTGGGGTGCGCCCTACGGCAGCGATCTACGTTTGCTGACCCATTTGGCTCAGATACCAACCCTTCACTACGGGCCAGGCGATGCCACTCTCGCCCACGGTCCGGACGAATCGGTTCCGGTGGACGAGGTCATCACCTGCGCCCGAGCGCTTGCCACCCTCGCCCTCGACTACTGCGGCGTGGAAGATCACTGA
- a CDS encoding PepSY-associated TM helix domain-containing protein has translation MSDTHVTQSKDPAPPVEPGRGWFRALVLRLHFYVGIFIGPLILAAAVSGTLYAIAPQAERIVFQDQLNSRTTGAPLPLTEQVATARAVLPDLQVQSVRPAPEAGATTRVMFADPTLAASETRSVFIDPATATSQGVLVTYGTSGSLPLRTWLSNLHRSLHLGDPGRHYSELAASWLWVIALSGIVLWFNRIRRSPRSTESTPGRTRAWTRRLHGRVGAVALIGMLGLSVTGLTWSIHAGAKIEEVRSQLSWLAPAVDTGAGEAAGHSEHAGHGQSGLAGDDLGHIDHVVAAAREGGINAAKIEVAPAAAPDAAWTVTEVDRGWPTQVDVAAVDPATMQVTDIVRFEDYPFMAKMARWGIDIHMGSLFGVVNELALMALGIALITLILLGYRMLWQRRPTRGEGLRLPRAYPRGSLRQAPWPALLGIGAITALIGWSMPLLGLSLLAFLALDMLLGIRSQRRALGSS, from the coding sequence ATGTCTGACACGCACGTCACTCAATCAAAAGATCCCGCACCGCCCGTCGAGCCAGGGCGCGGATGGTTCCGCGCACTCGTCTTGCGGCTTCACTTCTATGTCGGCATCTTCATCGGGCCACTGATCCTTGCCGCCGCCGTCAGCGGCACGCTCTACGCCATCGCGCCACAGGCCGAGCGAATCGTCTTCCAGGACCAACTCAACTCGCGCACAACCGGCGCGCCACTCCCCCTGACTGAGCAGGTGGCCACCGCACGCGCCGTGCTGCCGGATCTCCAGGTTCAGTCTGTCCGCCCCGCACCAGAGGCAGGCGCCACGACGCGCGTGATGTTCGCCGACCCCACCCTCGCAGCCTCCGAAACACGCTCTGTTTTTATCGATCCTGCAACTGCGACATCGCAAGGGGTCCTGGTGACGTATGGCACCTCTGGGTCCCTTCCCCTGCGAACCTGGTTGTCAAACCTGCACCGTTCGTTGCACCTCGGCGACCCAGGTCGGCACTACTCTGAGCTCGCGGCCTCGTGGCTTTGGGTGATCGCACTTAGTGGAATTGTGTTGTGGTTCAACCGGATTCGTCGCTCACCACGATCCACAGAGTCGACGCCGGGACGAACCCGCGCGTGGACTCGACGTCTTCACGGCCGCGTCGGCGCGGTGGCACTGATCGGCATGCTGGGTTTGTCAGTGACCGGCTTGACCTGGTCGATCCACGCAGGGGCCAAGATTGAAGAGGTACGCAGCCAACTCAGTTGGCTGGCACCAGCGGTCGACACCGGAGCGGGAGAAGCCGCGGGGCATAGCGAGCACGCCGGCCATGGGCAGTCGGGTCTGGCGGGCGACGACCTTGGGCATATCGATCACGTCGTCGCCGCAGCTCGCGAAGGGGGAATCAACGCCGCAAAAATCGAGGTCGCGCCAGCTGCTGCGCCAGACGCAGCATGGACGGTGACCGAGGTCGATCGTGGCTGGCCGACCCAGGTTGACGTGGCTGCGGTCGATCCGGCCACGATGCAGGTCACCGACATCGTGCGCTTCGAGGACTACCCATTCATGGCCAAAATGGCCCGGTGGGGCATCGATATCCACATGGGATCGCTGTTCGGTGTCGTCAACGAACTGGCACTGATGGCGCTCGGCATCGCCCTCATCACCCTCATCCTCCTGGGTTATCGCATGTTGTGGCAGCGCCGTCCGACCCGAGGCGAAGGCCTTCGCCTACCGCGTGCATACCCGCGCGGCTCGCTTCGGCAGGCACCTTGGCCAGCGTTGCTGGGGATCGGGGCGATTACGGCGCTGATCGGATGGTCTATGCCACTCCTGGGGCTGAGTCTGCTCGCCTTCCTGGCCCTCGACATGCTCCTCGGGATTCGCAGTCAGCGTCGTGCTCTCGGTTCTAGCTGA
- a CDS encoding type II toxin-antitoxin system VapC family toxin: MDSLFRVRTAGSIDGQVHQGKLHVPGDLQARIADPGARTLGLSPTHGLAISDLPVHHRDPFDRLTIAQAMLEGLTVVTADTRFAAYGIELLEA; the protein is encoded by the coding sequence ATGGACTCACTCTTTCGGGTTCGGACTGCGGGGTCTATAGATGGCCAGGTTCACCAGGGCAAGCTGCACGTACCTGGCGACCTGCAGGCGCGGATCGCAGATCCCGGCGCTCGCACCCTCGGACTGTCGCCGACGCATGGGCTCGCGATCTCCGATCTTCCCGTGCATCACCGCGACCCGTTCGACCGACTGACTATCGCCCAAGCAATGCTCGAAGGACTGACCGTTGTCACGGCTGACACGCGATTCGCGGCCTACGGCATCGAGTTGCTGGAGGCGTAA
- a CDS encoding GNAT family N-acetyltransferase, with amino-acid sequence MSTERLQFSWRPANEASVEDVAAVFDAGGASKCRCQALKVPGWIWRDSTQDGREAALREQTACGTTSPTSGLIGYVDGEPAGWVAVEPRDTYPRIWSRKQPWMRMEPERDGIWSVTCFVVRKGMRNTGLMYELAAATVEYGQQVGASVLEGYPIEPAPGKKVIWDEASVGLLQVFLDAGYDVYASPTLRRRVVRRTLA; translated from the coding sequence ATGAGCACTGAGCGCCTGCAGTTTTCCTGGCGGCCGGCCAACGAGGCGTCCGTTGAAGACGTCGCGGCCGTCTTCGACGCCGGTGGCGCGAGCAAGTGCCGTTGCCAGGCGCTGAAGGTCCCAGGATGGATCTGGCGCGATAGCACTCAGGATGGGCGCGAAGCCGCCCTCCGGGAGCAGACTGCCTGCGGCACCACGAGTCCGACATCGGGACTCATCGGGTACGTCGACGGTGAGCCCGCGGGATGGGTCGCCGTGGAGCCTCGGGACACCTATCCGAGGATCTGGAGTCGCAAGCAGCCCTGGATGCGCATGGAACCTGAGCGCGACGGTATCTGGTCGGTGACGTGCTTCGTCGTCCGTAAAGGAATGCGCAACACCGGGCTGATGTACGAACTCGCAGCGGCCACCGTCGAGTACGGGCAGCAGGTCGGCGCATCAGTCCTAGAGGGCTACCCGATCGAACCGGCACCAGGCAAGAAGGTGATCTGGGACGAGGCGTCAGTCGGGTTGCTGCAGGTCTTTCTCGACGCCGGGTATGACGTCTACGCCTCACCCACATTGCGACGCCGCGTCGTACGTCGGACCCTTGCGTGA
- a CDS encoding helix-turn-helix domain-containing protein, with amino-acid sequence MLLTQNPIAREKDAVDEDALQRIVDSLASRLSRSVALDDPGMRLLAASRHFGDEDQARLLSLVQREMPAENSRFALSHGISSSTRAQSIGPSPELGASARVCVPVRCYGALFGYLWLIDPDATLNDADLAFAEKAAHDAGLVLYRRVLHNERAREREEMHLRRLLSADTELRAQACVEVDDERALTTPNFCAVVVAEVETSHGLAAHVFEMALRGAAENAVRVLPPRSSIHLIEGRQLVLLVTGAVALKKDIVLDIAQRVADRVQQMLPAGPAVKIGIGSVGPHLTHAVSSVNEAQQAIRASRVLSTFGSIVDWDELGIYGLLLRLAPQEFVATDYLPALVRLRDGDRHGKLLETIETYLDKAGDVARTSDALHIHRTTLYYRLSKAEELAGVSLDSGEDRLMMHLGIKLARLSGALDTPTGTS; translated from the coding sequence GTGTTGCTCACACAGAATCCGATCGCTCGAGAGAAGGACGCGGTGGACGAGGACGCGCTCCAGCGGATCGTGGATTCGCTTGCTTCCCGGTTGTCTCGCTCGGTGGCTCTTGATGACCCCGGAATGCGCCTCCTGGCGGCGAGCCGCCATTTCGGCGACGAAGATCAGGCGCGTCTACTGTCGCTCGTGCAGCGTGAGATGCCTGCCGAGAACTCCAGATTCGCGTTGTCCCACGGGATTTCCAGTTCGACACGGGCCCAGAGCATCGGGCCATCTCCCGAACTCGGCGCGTCGGCGAGGGTTTGTGTGCCTGTCCGCTGTTACGGCGCATTGTTCGGATACCTCTGGCTGATAGACCCCGACGCGACGTTGAACGATGCGGATCTGGCCTTTGCCGAGAAAGCGGCACACGATGCCGGTTTGGTTTTGTACCGGCGGGTGCTCCACAACGAGCGCGCGCGAGAGCGGGAGGAGATGCATCTGCGCCGTCTCCTTTCGGCTGACACCGAGTTGCGGGCTCAGGCATGTGTTGAAGTTGACGACGAGCGCGCCCTAACCACCCCTAATTTTTGCGCGGTGGTTGTGGCTGAAGTTGAGACCTCCCACGGTTTGGCGGCGCATGTCTTCGAAATGGCGCTCCGAGGTGCGGCGGAGAACGCTGTCCGAGTGTTGCCGCCACGGTCAAGTATCCACCTCATTGAGGGCCGTCAACTGGTCCTGTTGGTAACTGGTGCCGTCGCATTGAAGAAGGACATTGTCCTGGATATCGCCCAGCGGGTGGCCGACCGTGTTCAGCAGATGCTCCCGGCGGGACCCGCGGTGAAGATTGGGATCGGGTCCGTCGGCCCCCATCTAACCCACGCAGTCTCGTCCGTTAATGAGGCGCAACAAGCAATCCGGGCTTCTAGAGTTCTTTCCACATTCGGGTCCATCGTCGATTGGGACGAACTCGGCATATACGGCCTGCTGCTGCGGCTGGCACCGCAGGAATTCGTCGCCACTGACTACCTTCCGGCGCTCGTACGACTGAGGGACGGCGATCGCCACGGTAAGTTGCTGGAAACCATCGAGACATACCTCGACAAGGCTGGCGACGTGGCCCGAACGTCGGACGCCTTGCACATCCACCGCACGACGCTTTACTACCGATTGAGCAAAGCGGAGGAGCTCGCAGGCGTCAGCCTCGATAGCGGCGAGGATCGGCTCATGATGCACCTGGGTATCAAGCTCGCCCGACTCTCCGGGGCCTTGGACACGCCAACAGGTACGTCCTAG
- a CDS encoding ornithine cyclodeaminase encodes MTMFVGVSDMAHWIRTVGPEVIIDQMSHEIEADFKRWRSFDLVPRLASHTPIGVIELMPTSDGTSYAFKYVNGHPSNPARGFQTVTAFGALADADNGYPVLLAEMTLLTAVRTAATSAMVSRLLARPDSRRMALIGAGSQAEFQALGHRAALGINQIAIWDTDPDAARKAERNLLGLGFEVHVADSAHAAVAGSDVVTTCTADKIQATVLYDAWVEPGMHLNAIGGDCPGKTELETVILDRGPVFVEHTPQTRIEGEIQHRDGEFPVIELWRVILNEQHGRETPEQVTIFDSVGFAIEDFSALRYLHASVRANGTYTDIDLVAEPEDPKDLFGMVGAPVPAL; translated from the coding sequence ATGACTATGTTCGTCGGAGTCTCCGACATGGCCCACTGGATCCGCACCGTTGGTCCAGAGGTCATCATTGACCAAATGTCTCATGAGATCGAGGCAGATTTTAAGCGCTGGCGAAGCTTCGATCTGGTGCCAAGGTTGGCGAGTCACACGCCGATCGGCGTCATCGAACTAATGCCCACTAGTGACGGCACTAGTTACGCCTTCAAGTACGTCAATGGTCATCCGTCCAATCCTGCACGAGGTTTTCAGACGGTTACCGCATTCGGCGCGCTTGCCGACGCGGATAATGGTTATCCGGTCCTGCTTGCCGAGATGACGCTCTTGACCGCCGTCCGCACGGCCGCAACGTCTGCGATGGTGTCCCGGCTTCTTGCACGTCCAGACTCTCGCCGCATGGCTTTGATCGGCGCGGGGAGTCAAGCGGAGTTCCAGGCACTCGGCCACCGAGCCGCGTTGGGTATCAATCAGATCGCAATTTGGGATACAGACCCCGACGCAGCTCGCAAAGCGGAGCGCAATCTTCTTGGCCTCGGTTTCGAGGTGCACGTGGCTGATAGTGCACATGCGGCCGTCGCTGGCAGCGATGTGGTGACAACGTGCACTGCTGACAAGATTCAGGCCACCGTGCTATACGACGCGTGGGTCGAGCCAGGAATGCATCTCAACGCGATCGGCGGAGATTGCCCAGGTAAAACCGAACTTGAAACAGTAATCCTCGACCGGGGTCCCGTGTTTGTCGAGCACACCCCACAGACCAGGATCGAGGGTGAAATCCAACACCGCGACGGCGAGTTTCCCGTAATCGAACTTTGGCGCGTCATTTTGAATGAACAGCATGGTCGTGAGACACCCGAGCAGGTCACGATCTTCGATTCGGTCGGCTTCGCGATTGAAGATTTCTCTGCGCTTCGGTACCTCCACGCCAGTGTCCGCGCCAACGGGACGTACACGGACATCGATCTCGTCGCAGAGCCGGAGGACCCTAAGGATCTCTTCGGCATGGTCGGTGCGCCTGTGCCTGCGTTATAG
- a CDS encoding VOC family protein encodes MPSHHAINYIEIGVADVAVAKTFYGDAFGWTFTDYGPEYAGILSPEGGDREVGGLNGQGVRPRGGPLVLLWSADLDASAEAVAAAGGEVNEGPYEFPGGRRFHFIDPAGNELGVWGA; translated from the coding sequence ATGCCTTCACACCACGCGATCAACTACATCGAGATCGGCGTCGCTGACGTCGCTGTGGCCAAGACGTTCTACGGCGATGCCTTCGGCTGGACGTTCACCGACTATGGGCCGGAGTACGCCGGAATCCTCAGCCCGGAGGGCGGCGACCGCGAGGTCGGCGGACTGAACGGTCAGGGCGTACGACCGCGCGGCGGGCCGCTCGTGCTGCTCTGGTCAGCTGACCTGGATGCCTCAGCGGAGGCCGTTGCCGCTGCCGGCGGCGAGGTCAACGAGGGGCCTTACGAATTCCCCGGCGGCCGCCGTTTTCACTTCATTGACCCCGCGGGCAATGAGCTCGGCGTATGGGGTGCGTAG